In Geotalea uraniireducens, one genomic interval encodes:
- a CDS encoding cupin domain-containing protein: MGDGGETISTEMAGLERGERPWGTYTVLDESRNYKIKRIEVGAGQRLSLQMHHHRSEHWIVVSGTARVTCGEEEYVVNVNESTFIPIGRCHRLENPGKIPLVIIEVQSGEYLGEDDIVRFDDDYHRCDEPDVPPDQR; encoded by the coding sequence ATGGGTGACGGCGGGGAGACGATTTCGACCGAGATGGCAGGCTTGGAACGTGGCGAACGGCCGTGGGGCACCTATACGGTCCTCGATGAAAGCCGGAATTACAAGATCAAGCGGATTGAAGTGGGCGCAGGGCAGCGGCTCTCGCTGCAGATGCACCATCACCGGAGCGAACACTGGATCGTCGTTTCCGGTACCGCCCGGGTAACCTGCGGCGAAGAGGAGTACGTGGTCAACGTCAACGAGTCGACGTTCATTCCGATCGGTCGCTGCCACAGGCTCGAAAACCCCGGCAAAATCCCCCTGGTGATCATCGAGGTGCAGAGCGGCGAGTATCTCGGTGAAGACGACATTGTCCGCTTTGACGACGACTACCACCGGTGCGACGAGCCGGACGTTCCGCCGGACCAACGGTAA
- the rfbD gene encoding dTDP-4-dehydrorhamnose reductase: MILVVGAKGMLGQDLLRVLPGEVRGVDVDEIDITLPASVRRVLFTVRPRVIINCAAYTDVDGCETNEALAMRVNGEGVGHLAAASREIGATLVQLSTDYVFDGRKGGAYQEDDPVNPLSVYGRSKLLGEELARENPEHLIVRTQWLYGLGGRNFVETMLALAVEKRELRVVNDQIGSPTWTVDLALAISTLLDCGCRGTYHATNAGSCSWLSFAEAIFTAAGVSVQLRPQTTAELGRPAPRPAFSALDNCRLVHDTGLELERWDEALRTYLEKRREGGRNG; the protein is encoded by the coding sequence ATGATTCTCGTTGTTGGCGCCAAAGGGATGCTGGGGCAGGATCTGCTGCGGGTCCTTCCCGGCGAGGTGCGGGGGGTGGATGTCGACGAGATCGATATTACCCTCCCTGCGTCGGTCCGGCGGGTGCTGTTCACCGTTAGGCCGCGGGTGATTATCAACTGTGCCGCCTATACCGATGTCGACGGCTGCGAAACGAACGAGGCGCTGGCAATGCGGGTGAATGGCGAAGGGGTGGGGCACCTGGCTGCCGCCAGCCGCGAGATCGGCGCCACCCTCGTCCAGCTGAGCACCGATTACGTTTTCGACGGGCGTAAGGGGGGGGCCTATCAGGAAGATGATCCGGTAAACCCTTTGAGTGTTTACGGCCGGTCGAAACTTCTCGGTGAGGAGCTGGCCCGGGAGAATCCCGAGCATTTGATCGTCAGGACCCAGTGGCTTTATGGGCTCGGCGGCCGCAACTTCGTCGAGACGATGCTCGCCCTGGCGGTCGAGAAGCGGGAACTGCGGGTGGTGAACGACCAGATCGGCTCACCTACCTGGACGGTGGATCTGGCCCTGGCAATCAGCACCCTGCTCGATTGCGGCTGTCGCGGTACCTATCATGCGACCAACGCCGGCAGCTGTTCGTGGCTTTCATTTGCCGAGGCGATCTTTACGGCGGCAGGGGTGTCAGTGCAGCTCCGGCCGCAAACGACCGCGGAGCTGGGCCGGCCTGCGCCACGGCCCGCCTTTTCTGCCCTCGACAATTGTCGGCTGGTCCACGATACGGGGCTGGAACTGGAACGCTGGGACGAGGCGCTCCGGACATACTTGGAAAAGCGACGGGAGGGGGGACGCAATGGGTGA
- the rfbB gene encoding dTDP-glucose 4,6-dehydratase: protein MRDQFIPRTVLVTGGAGFIGANFINYFLPANPGCRVINLDLLTYAGNLKNLTAVENHPAYRFVHGDIGDASLVGRLLVEERIEAVVNFAAESHVDRSISGPELFVRTNVLGTQVLLEESRRHWSTGTIEQFRYLQVSTDEVYGSLGANGFFTEETPLAANSPYSASKAGADLLVRAYHETYGFPALITRCSNNYGPYQFPEKLIPLMIHNVLTGRPLPVYGDGKNVRDWLHVKDHSQAIETVLKGGRPGQVYNIGGNNEWQNIAIVQLVCDLLDERLGRPVGESRKLVTFVADRPGHDRRYAIDAGKIHRELGWAPAYTFERGIAETIDWYLANQEWVAAVTSGAYREYYVRQYADR, encoded by the coding sequence ATGCGCGACCAATTTATTCCCCGGACCGTCCTCGTCACCGGCGGCGCGGGTTTCATCGGTGCCAATTTCATTAATTATTTTCTCCCGGCCAATCCGGGCTGTCGGGTGATCAATCTCGATCTGCTCACCTATGCCGGTAACCTGAAAAACCTGACGGCGGTGGAAAACCATCCCGCCTACCGGTTCGTTCACGGCGATATCGGCGATGCCTCACTGGTCGGCCGGTTGCTGGTCGAGGAGCGGATCGAGGCAGTAGTCAATTTTGCCGCCGAATCCCACGTGGACCGTTCGATCAGCGGTCCGGAGCTCTTTGTCCGGACCAACGTTCTCGGGACCCAGGTACTTCTCGAGGAGAGTCGCCGGCATTGGTCGACCGGCACGATAGAACAGTTCCGCTATCTGCAGGTCTCCACCGACGAGGTATACGGTTCCCTTGGGGCCAATGGCTTCTTTACCGAGGAGACGCCGTTGGCTGCCAATTCTCCCTACTCGGCAAGCAAGGCGGGGGCCGATCTGCTGGTGCGGGCCTACCACGAAACCTACGGTTTTCCTGCGCTGATCACCCGCTGTTCCAATAATTACGGTCCGTACCAGTTTCCGGAAAAGCTGATTCCGCTGATGATTCATAACGTGCTGACTGGCCGGCCGCTGCCGGTCTACGGCGATGGCAAAAATGTCCGCGACTGGCTGCATGTCAAGGACCATTCTCAGGCGATCGAGACCGTGCTGAAAGGGGGGCGCCCCGGCCAGGTCTACAACATCGGCGGCAACAACGAATGGCAGAATATCGCCATCGTCCAGTTGGTCTGCGATCTGCTCGACGAGCGCCTCGGCCGGCCGGTCGGGGAGAGTCGGAAACTGGTGACCTTCGTCGCGGATCGTCCCGGCCACGACCGCCGCTATGCCATCGACGCCGGCAAGATCCACCGCGAGTTGGGATGGGCGCCGGCCTACACCTTCGAACGGGGGATTGCCGAAACCATCGACTGGTATCTGGCCAACCAGGAGTGGGTCGCCGCGGTTACCTCGGGGGCCTATCGCGAGTATTACGTCCGGCAGTATGCCGACCGTTGA